The Oscillatoria salina IIICB1 genome contains a region encoding:
- a CDS encoding tetratricopeptide repeat protein, with the protein MSEVTSSDVSQFNQQTYQRLSQALGIGLRRQIFMVVCDDFGFREILIQQLDAQLKGLQLVTLELDLDNPNIVAQIGKWLKKNQLVKKKRSLSDKVSSTLLPHFQIVGVERLIRQSPAQQQLFLRSLQSLERYLPRLEANLLFWLPCPWLNTIRQSVPEFWRWHTGIFIFQGDPTPVDWELSRSTQVRESKPDLNLDLESTQLDSNTIAPLAVAQEDISVAEISVNTEEETRVTSSLPQLDSLEDVAELLEQSYSQNEIATALMQLGNKFREFVAAGDASQENLTTAIQAYSQALEWAEDDFSHTPEILNDLGNIFWMMSRQTTETTEKLAFLEQAIQAYQFGLTRLTAETAPQIYAMIQNNLGAAYGDLASYQDTTVNLQLAIRAYEDALRYRSPAQDPLKYGSTQNNLGTAYWNLAQKQNSPANLHSAIAAYNEALAQYSPDRTPTNWATIQNNLGTAYWNLAQYEQPEIYLRVAIDSYQNALEYRNSETSPAACAATQNNLATAYWHLATKVDQEPQVKQEYLQSAIANYEATLILALRLTNQDPPVKLNFDLKGTYNNLGSVLYQLGNLPQFDETEKQEYFIGALQAHLEALDLATPDTGGYKVAFNYIIRIVRTLYQEFGVSGQNLALAVIPAQLLPEILPKL; encoded by the coding sequence GTGTCTGAAGTTACTTCCTCTGATGTCTCGCAGTTTAACCAACAAACTTATCAACGTCTGTCTCAAGCGTTGGGTATTGGTTTACGTCGTCAAATTTTTATGGTTGTTTGCGATGATTTTGGTTTTCGGGAGATTCTAATTCAGCAGCTAGATGCACAATTGAAGGGATTGCAGTTGGTAACTTTAGAGTTAGATTTGGATAATCCTAATATTGTCGCGCAAATTGGGAAATGGTTGAAGAAAAATCAGTTAGTTAAGAAAAAGCGATCGCTTTCGGATAAGGTTTCGTCTACGCTACTTCCTCATTTTCAAATTGTCGGGGTAGAACGGCTGATTCGTCAATCCCCAGCCCAACAACAACTTTTTCTCCGTAGTTTACAATCTCTGGAACGTTATTTACCACGTTTGGAGGCGAATTTGTTGTTTTGGTTGCCTTGTCCGTGGTTAAATACGATTAGGCAGTCTGTACCTGAGTTTTGGCGCTGGCATACGGGGATATTTATTTTTCAGGGAGACCCAACTCCGGTAGACTGGGAATTGTCTAGGTCTACTCAAGTTAGGGAAAGTAAGCCGGATCTTAATTTAGATTTGGAGTCAACACAATTAGACTCTAACACGATCGCGCCCCTCGCTGTTGCTCAAGAAGATATCTCGGTTGCGGAAATTTCTGTAAATACTGAGGAAGAAACCAGAGTTACTTCTTCTCTACCACAACTCGATAGTCTCGAAGATGTGGCAGAATTGTTAGAGCAGTCTTATTCCCAAAATGAAATTGCTACTGCTTTAATGCAATTGGGGAATAAGTTTCGCGAATTTGTTGCTGCTGGGGATGCTTCTCAAGAAAATTTAACTACTGCTATACAAGCTTATTCCCAAGCGCTAGAATGGGCTGAAGATGATTTTTCCCATACACCAGAAATTCTCAATGATTTAGGAAATATTTTCTGGATGATGTCTCGTCAAACTACTGAGACTACGGAAAAGTTAGCATTTCTCGAACAAGCTATACAAGCTTATCAATTTGGTTTAACTCGTCTGACAGCCGAAACTGCACCGCAAATTTATGCGATGATTCAAAATAACTTGGGTGCAGCTTATGGAGATTTAGCTAGTTATCAAGATACTACGGTTAATTTACAATTAGCAATTCGCGCTTACGAAGATGCTTTGCGTTATCGATCGCCAGCACAAGATCCGCTAAAATATGGTTCGACGCAGAATAACTTGGGGACAGCATACTGGAATCTTGCCCAAAAACAAAATAGTCCCGCTAATTTACATAGCGCGATCGCGGCTTATAATGAAGCTCTAGCTCAGTATAGCCCAGATCGGACTCCGACTAATTGGGCGACGATCCAAAATAACCTCGGTACGGCATACTGGAATTTAGCTCAATACGAACAACCAGAAATTTATTTACGAGTTGCAATCGACTCTTACCAAAACGCCCTTGAATATCGTAACTCAGAAACCTCCCCCGCAGCTTGTGCAGCTACACAAAATAATTTAGCTACCGCTTACTGGCATTTAGCCACAAAAGTTGACCAAGAACCCCAAGTCAAGCAAGAATATTTACAAAGCGCGATCGCTAATTACGAAGCAACTTTGATTCTCGCTTTGAGGTTAACGAATCAAGATCCACCTGTAAAGCTCAATTTCGATCTCAAAGGGACTTATAATAATCTTGGTTCCGTGCTTTATCAACTTGGTAATTTACCCCAATTCGATGAAACAGAGAAACAAGAGTATTTCATCGGAGCATTACAAGCGCATTTAGAAGCTTTAGACCTTGCTACTCCCGATACAGGAGGTTACAAAGTCGCCTTTAACTACATTATCCGCATTGTGAGGACACTTTATCAAGAATTTGGCGTTTCCGGACAAAATCTCGCTTTAGCTGTCATTCCCGCTCAACTCTTACCAGAAATTCTGCCAAAATTGTAA